In the Pirellulales bacterium genome, ATTTGGTGTTGCTCGATCTGGGGCTTCCTAAAAAAGATGGCCGCGAAGTGCTGTCGGAAATTCGTGACGACGAAAACTTGCGAGAGTTGCCCGTGGTCGTGATGACAGGCTCAACCGACGAAGCCGACCGCGCTCACATGCAAATGCTGGATGTGGAAAGCTACTTGAGCAAGCCGGTCGATTTGGACAAGTTCCTCGGCATCGTCCGCGAATTGAAGCGATTCTGGCTACAGGGTGTGATTCTGCCGGTAATCGAGTAGCGTGCTCCACTCGATTAATTCGCAATCGGTCGTCGCAAGCAAGTGATTTAACATCTACTTGCAACGACCGGTTTGAATGACACGGTCGATTATGCCCATCGGCCATTCATGTCGCAACGGTTGCCGTACTCTCTGGGTTTTTCGACGCCTCCAGAAGTTCGACGGAGTGCAACCTCGGCGACATTGCCTGGAGGTTGCTGACTGGCCTTGTCGAGTAGGTCGATTCTCGAAAACCTCAAACGACCGATGAGGTTTATGCGGTTGGTGGGCCACTAACCCAAAGACAGGAGCGCCTTACAACCAGAATAGGAAACTTTGGCCGAATAGACCGAGGCATCCGGCAAATAGGCACCGCTGCAGTTTGTGTCGCATGAATGTTTAACCAACATTACCTCTTGCAATTGCACTAAACTACTGGCTCGACAAACCACCAATTCGACTTCGACAACAAAATTTGCAAGACCCCAATTTGGCCTGCAGAAATCGGTGTAGAATCGCTAAGATTTATTCATGCGAAGTTTATGGCAGGAAGTCGGCCAAAGGTTCAAGTTCCGAGATCCATCGCTTGATCCTGAGCCGGCATGGGAATTCCATACTCTCCGAATCCTGCACTCTGCGCTGTATTGAAAATCCGCAAACATTTGTATTTCTGATAATATTCTTGAACTGAAGAAGGCAGAGATCGCGAAGATGAAGCACTACTCGAAAACCTCTGCAATCTCTGGTATCTCTTGTTGTTCTGGTTGCGGTCATGCGGCCGCGCCATAAACGCCATGCTCTCAACCAATCCGAATACACTACTCGATCTGATCGGCAATACGCCACTCTTGCGGCTGCGCTCGTTCGACACGGGCCACTGCGAATTATTTGTCAAACTGGAAAATCACAATCCAGGCGGATCGATCAAAGACCGCATCGGTCGTTCGATGATCGAAGCCGCGGAGCGAGAAGGAAAAATTGGCCCTGGTTCTACATTGGTGGAAGCGACTGCGGGCAATACTGGTTTGGGGCTGGCGCTAGTTGCCGCGCGGAAGGGCTACAAGCTGGTCTTGGTCATTCCCGACAAGATGAGCCAAGAAAAAGTATTCCACTTGAAAGCGCTTGGCGCTAAAGTGGTGATGACCCGCAGCGACGTCGGTAAAGGCCATCCGCAATATTATCAGGATCTTGCCGAAACAATCGCCAGCGAAACGCCGGGCGCCTATTACATCAACCAGTTCAACAATCCCGCCAACCCGCTGGCGCACGAGTTCACCACTGGGCCGGAGATTTGGGAGCAAACCGATTTCCGGCTCGATGCGGTTGTCTGTGGCGTCGGTTCGGGAGGCACGATCACCGGCTTAAGTCGTTACTTCGAGCGCGTGGCGCCAAGCGTCGATATCGTTCTGGCGGATCCTGCGGGTTCGATATTGGCGGACTACATCAAAACCGGAAAAATCGGCCAGGCGGGCTCTTGGTTGGTGGAAGGGATCGGCGAAGATTTTGTCCCGACGCTGTGCGACTTGTCGCGAGTCCGCCATGCGTACACGATTCCCGATATGGAAAGCTTGAACGTTGCTCGCGAGTTGTTGCGCCAGGAAGGCATCTTGGGCGGCTCATCATCCGGAACACTCGTCGCCGCGGCGCTGCGCTATTGCCGCGAGCAAACGACACCGAAACGCGTCGTCACACTCATCTGTGATTCTGGAAACAAGTACTTGTCGAAAATGTTCAACGACTATTGGATGGCCGATCAAGGTTTCCGGGCCGGCCAGACATTCGGTGACTTGCGCGATGTCATCGTACGGAGATTTGAAGAGGGGGGCGTTGTTGCCGTTGCACCTGAAGAGCCGTTATCAGTCGCCTATTCGCGGATGCGGCTATACGACGTTTCACAGCTTCCGGTCTTGGACCGCGGCAAGGTCGTCGGGATTGTCGATGAATCGGACCTCCTGCTGGCCGCCACAGACGATGCCAAGGCGTTCGCGCGGCCGGTGCGTGAGTTTATGACCAAGCGGCTGGTGACGGTGCCGCGAACAACTCCAGTGAAAGATTTGCTGCTGATATTCGATTCTGGCCGTGTGGCCATCGTGCTGGACGACGAAGGCTTCCACGGCTTGATTACGCGAATCGATGTATTGAATTATTTGCGCCGCCAAAAATCGGCATAATATTCAGTGGTCATTTTTCAATGAATCGTGGTGTTTCTACTACAACCTGCGGCTGACAACTGGCAACGGATAAGAAAGCCAACCATGATAAAATCCTCGCAAGCGGCGGCCTGCGGCCTGGGCAATCCCACGAGCGAAATCGCCAACGTCCAAGCAGCGCACGACAAGCATCGCCAAGGTTTCGCGACTCGCACGATTCACGCCGGTCAGTCGCCCGATCCGACAACCGGCGCCGTCATGGTGCCAATTTATGCGACCAGCACCTATGCGCAGCAGTCGCCTGGAGTGCATCAGGGTTACGACTATGGCCGGTCGCACAATCTCACCCGGTTTGCGTTCGAGCGGTGCGTAGCCGATCTGGAGAATGGAACCGCTGGATTCGCGTTTGCCTCAGGCTTGGCGGCCATTGCCACCGTTTTGGAACTGATCGAGCACGGCTCGCATGTCGTCGTGTGCGACGACCTGTACGGCGGCTCGTATCGACTATTCGAGCGGGTGCGT is a window encoding:
- a CDS encoding cystathionine beta-synthase; this encodes MLSTNPNTLLDLIGNTPLLRLRSFDTGHCELFVKLENHNPGGSIKDRIGRSMIEAAEREGKIGPGSTLVEATAGNTGLGLALVAARKGYKLVLVIPDKMSQEKVFHLKALGAKVVMTRSDVGKGHPQYYQDLAETIASETPGAYYINQFNNPANPLAHEFTTGPEIWEQTDFRLDAVVCGVGSGGTITGLSRYFERVAPSVDIVLADPAGSILADYIKTGKIGQAGSWLVEGIGEDFVPTLCDLSRVRHAYTIPDMESLNVARELLRQEGILGGSSSGTLVAAALRYCREQTTPKRVVTLICDSGNKYLSKMFNDYWMADQGFRAGQTFGDLRDVIVRRFEEGGVVAVAPEEPLSVAYSRMRLYDVSQLPVLDRGKVVGIVDESDLLLAATDDAKAFARPVREFMTKRLVTVPRTTPVKDLLLIFDSGRVAIVLDDEGFHGLITRIDVLNYLRRQKSA
- a CDS encoding response regulator → MSRDPIGRPMEILLVEDNRMDAHFAIRALAMANFQHRCTLVANGEEAMDYLRRRGIFVRAPRPDLVLLDLGLPKKDGREVLSEIRDDENLRELPVVVMTGSTDEADRAHMQMLDVESYLSKPVDLDKFLGIVRELKRFWLQGVILPVIE